In Niveispirillum cyanobacteriorum, the following proteins share a genomic window:
- a CDS encoding polysaccharide deacetylase family protein: MPAPADFTWPNGAKLALSIVVNVEEGAEQNIRDGDKGPEPVDELSVHVSKPIRMHGNESNYQYGIKAGAPRIMRLLKAYGVEATFTAAALALERAPSLATEIVAQGHEVCCHGHRWSHQFWMKEERERTFIRDGWQSIEKMTGIRPIGWLSRYLHTDITRRLLAEEGYTYHMDDYSDDFPFWDHVPMVDGSTKPMVIMPYALDSNDMKFWLSPSLTARDWLQYATDSFDWLYQEAQTDGARMMSLGLHLRIIGRPGRIGAFQGFLDHVKRHPDVWVTSRANIAHAFSAAIPTR, encoded by the coding sequence ATGCCCGCACCCGCCGATTTCACCTGGCCCAATGGGGCTAAACTGGCCCTGTCCATCGTCGTCAATGTAGAAGAGGGTGCAGAACAGAACATCCGTGATGGCGACAAGGGGCCGGAGCCTGTGGATGAACTGTCGGTCCATGTGTCCAAGCCCATCCGGATGCATGGCAATGAAAGCAATTACCAGTATGGCATCAAGGCGGGTGCCCCTCGCATCATGCGCCTTCTGAAGGCATATGGGGTTGAAGCAACTTTCACCGCCGCCGCCCTGGCTCTGGAGCGCGCTCCCTCCCTCGCGACAGAGATTGTGGCACAGGGCCATGAGGTTTGTTGCCATGGTCACCGGTGGAGCCATCAATTCTGGATGAAGGAAGAGCGGGAGCGGACCTTCATCCGGGATGGTTGGCAGTCTATCGAGAAAATGACGGGCATACGGCCCATCGGCTGGCTGTCGCGCTACCTGCACACCGACATCACCCGTCGGCTGCTGGCGGAAGAGGGCTATACCTATCACATGGACGATTACTCGGACGATTTTCCCTTCTGGGACCATGTACCGATGGTTGACGGGTCTACCAAACCCATGGTGATCATGCCCTATGCGCTCGACAGTAACGATATGAAATTCTGGCTGTCACCATCCCTGACGGCACGCGACTGGCTGCAATATGCGACGGACAGTTTCGACTGGCTTTACCAGGAAGCACAGACAGACGGTGCCAGGATGATGAGCCTGGGCTTGCACCTGCGCATCATTGGCAGGCCAGGACGTATCGGTGCTTTCCAAGGCTTTCTTGATCATGTGAAGCGTCATCCGGACGTCTGGGTCACCAGCCGTGCAAACATTGCCCACGCATTCTCGGCGGCGATCCCCACCAGGTGA
- the tnpA gene encoding IS66-like element accessory protein TnpA yields MAYQRLEVLTGTERRRKWSDAEKVRLVEAAFRPGIVVQDVARRFGVHESLLYRWRRQLGVSVSPVDSPVPVFAPVRLSPVDEPMTMPVAEAAMPAPTPPPRHRSRRSRCFCPAGSRCGCAGQWIWRWPGQ; encoded by the coding sequence ATGGCTTATCAGCGGCTGGAGGTTTTGACGGGCACGGAGCGGCGTCGGAAGTGGTCGGATGCGGAGAAGGTCCGGCTGGTTGAGGCGGCGTTCAGGCCCGGCATTGTGGTCCAGGATGTTGCCCGGCGGTTCGGGGTCCACGAGAGCCTGCTATACCGGTGGCGCCGACAATTGGGCGTATCGGTTTCGCCGGTCGATAGCCCGGTTCCGGTGTTCGCGCCGGTTCGGCTGTCCCCTGTGGATGAGCCGATGACTATGCCGGTCGCGGAGGCGGCGATGCCGGCCCCCACCCCCCCCCCACGGCATCGGTCGCGGAGATCTCGGTGTTTCTGCCCGGCGGGGTCGAGGTGCGGCTGCGCGGGTCAGTGGATCTGGCGCTGGCCAGGGCAGTGA
- the tnpB gene encoding IS66 family insertion sequence element accessory protein TnpB (TnpB, as the term is used for proteins encoded by IS66 family insertion elements, is considered an accessory protein, since TnpC, encoded by a neighboring gene, is a DDE family transposase.) has product MIPIPPGVHVWLATGRTDMRKGFDSLARQVQEVLGRDPHGGHLFVFRGRRGDLVKVIWHDGQGACLFTKRLERGRFIWPSVVDGAVTLSPAQLGYLLEGIDWRLPQHTARPERAG; this is encoded by the coding sequence ATGATCCCGATCCCGCCGGGGGTGCATGTGTGGCTGGCGACGGGGCGGACGGACATGCGCAAGGGGTTCGACAGCCTTGCCCGGCAGGTGCAGGAGGTTCTTGGGCGCGATCCCCATGGCGGTCACCTGTTCGTCTTTCGTGGCCGCCGCGGCGATCTGGTGAAGGTCATCTGGCATGACGGCCAAGGCGCCTGCCTGTTCACCAAGCGCCTGGAGCGCGGCCGGTTCATCTGGCCGTCGGTGGTGGACGGGGCGGTGACGCTGAGCCCGGCCCAGTTGGGCTATCTGCTGGAAGGGATCGACTGGCGGCTGCCGCAGCACACGGCCCGGCCCGAACGGGCGGGCTGA
- the tnpC gene encoding IS66 family transposase — protein MSSPNPPAQAADNLPADLAAAHALILALQGELARARQQAGERAIEIERLRLALAKARRELYGQSSERGRLLVEQLELQLEELEETSAENEVAGELSTPAPALAVTPRKPARRPLPEALPRERIVHPGPCVCDRCGGDTLRKIGEDVLESLECEPRRWKVVQHVREKFACRSCEAVSQAPAPSHPIRRGRAGPDLLAMVLAGKYAQHLPLHRQSAAYAREGIDLDVSTLADWVGAAAATLAPLVAAIRSHVLAADRFHGDDTPVQVLAKSLPRTRSGGKAATGRLWVYVRDDRPFGGSDPPAALYHYARTRAGEHPQRHLAGWAGIFQADAYSGYAGLYDPARKPGPLLEAGCWSHVRRRFFDLAKDGKSPLAAEAVKRIDALFAIERSINGRAIAERAETRQEKSRPLIDDLEQWLRHACARLSPKSDPAKAMDYALKRWGAMTRFLEDGRICLSNNAAERALRGIAVGRRNWTFCGSDAGGDRAAAIYTLIETAKLNDVDPQAWLADTLARIHDHPAKAITDLLPWNWKAKP, from the coding sequence ATGTCCAGCCCCAATCCTCCCGCCCAAGCTGCCGACAACCTGCCTGCCGATCTGGCGGCGGCCCATGCGCTGATCCTGGCATTGCAGGGGGAATTGGCGAGGGCGCGCCAACAGGCCGGTGAACGGGCGATCGAGATCGAACGGCTGCGTCTGGCTCTGGCCAAGGCCCGGCGGGAGCTTTACGGCCAATCCTCCGAGCGGGGCCGGCTGCTGGTGGAGCAGTTGGAACTGCAACTGGAAGAGTTGGAGGAGACCAGCGCCGAAAACGAGGTGGCCGGCGAACTCAGCACGCCCGCCCCCGCCCTTGCCGTCACACCGCGCAAACCGGCCCGGCGGCCGCTGCCGGAGGCGCTGCCACGGGAGCGGATCGTGCATCCGGGGCCTTGTGTCTGCGACCGCTGCGGCGGCGATACCTTGCGCAAGATCGGCGAGGATGTGCTGGAAAGCCTGGAATGCGAACCCCGCCGCTGGAAGGTGGTGCAGCATGTGCGGGAGAAATTCGCCTGCCGGTCCTGCGAGGCGGTGAGCCAGGCGCCGGCACCCTCCCATCCGATCCGGCGCGGGCGGGCCGGGCCGGACCTGCTGGCCATGGTGCTGGCCGGGAAATATGCCCAACATCTGCCGCTGCACCGGCAGAGTGCCGCCTATGCCCGGGAAGGGATCGACCTGGACGTTTCCACTCTGGCCGACTGGGTCGGCGCGGCGGCGGCAACCCTGGCCCCGCTGGTGGCGGCGATACGCTCCCACGTTCTGGCGGCTGATCGTTTCCATGGCGATGACACGCCGGTGCAGGTTCTGGCCAAGAGCCTGCCCCGGACCCGATCCGGGGGCAAAGCCGCCACCGGCCGACTATGGGTCTATGTGCGGGATGATCGACCGTTCGGCGGTAGCGATCCGCCCGCCGCCCTCTACCATTATGCCCGCACCCGTGCCGGCGAGCATCCGCAGCGCCACCTGGCCGGCTGGGCCGGGATATTCCAGGCCGACGCCTATAGCGGCTATGCCGGCCTCTACGATCCCGCCCGCAAGCCCGGTCCCCTCCTGGAGGCCGGATGCTGGAGCCATGTCCGCCGCCGGTTCTTTGATCTGGCCAAGGATGGAAAGTCACCCCTGGCAGCCGAGGCCGTGAAGCGCATCGACGCGTTGTTCGCCATCGAGCGGAGCATCAACGGCCGCGCCATCGCGGAACGTGCCGAAACCCGCCAGGAGAAAAGCCGTCCCCTGATCGACGATCTGGAGCAATGGCTGCGCCACGCCTGTGCCCGCCTGTCGCCCAAGTCAGATCCGGCCAAGGCCATGGACTATGCTTTGAAACGTTGGGGCGCCATGACCCGGTTCCTGGAGGATGGGCGCATCTGCCTGTCAAACAATGCCGCCGAACGCGCCCTGCGCGGCATCGCCGTCGGACGCCGGAACTGGACCTTCTGCGGCTCCGATGCTGGCGGCGACAGGGCCGCCGCCATCTACACCCTCATCGAGACCGCAAAGCTCAACGACGTCGATCCCCAAGCCTGGCTCGCCGACACCCTCGCCCGCATCCATGATCATCCCGCAAAGGCCATCACCGACCTCTTGCCATGGAACTGGAAGGCAAAGCCCTGA
- a CDS encoding TonB-dependent receptor — protein sequence MGSRFKAATLRVACVAACTSTSAIAYAQSTPTPPARDEMVLEEIIVTAQKRDERLQEVPVSVSVFGAQGLEMAKIDSGTEIARQTPNLRVSVLGNENQPKFALRGISTSEFNLNAVSPTGVFYDEVYVGAQYLGGAQVFDIERIEVLRGPQGTLFGKNTTAGAVNYISRGPSFMQEAEMSIGAGSYGYVEAKGVAEVPLVEDRLSARFAFNVAHSKGYIENVNPAISDRSNIDRKAGRLTLGYQDENDLKATLRIFHNGSDAKAIGVINTGTAPGGLNALGVDPRVNPYTGQRMTRHQMATDRDGDLEVRGSGLYLNVQKDLGPVSITSITSHLRGRFLNNVDADGTTRNLLHIDFRAKNKETSQDLRIATNGSGAFNVIAGLYYFRDDIDIDTTYTIFGGPPVLPILNQSFDQRRTSYAAYIDGTLELSDMFTAYGGLRYTDDKGRLSNFQVTPVIAKQPTLTYHDAKPTGRVGLRAQLDDDVMLFGQFARGYRSSAFNGGALTNAADLNVADPEKLDAYEVGLKSQWLDRRLTANVSTFLYNFSNQQFINLVGINNQQLVNAGKSRTKGVELELSARVTPELTVNAGLGLLDAEYRRLVLNGVNLSGNDMIEAPHHTANIGADYRIDLDNDGAILLHADATHVGKQYFQANNSALSRGEAFWDVGARVAYRAPDDRYELSIYAKNLTDNREVTGIVVDATSQTRFATVPYPRRFGVELSGKF from the coding sequence ATGGGATCGCGTTTCAAGGCAGCGACGCTTCGCGTCGCCTGCGTGGCTGCCTGCACGTCTACCTCAGCCATCGCCTATGCCCAATCGACACCGACGCCGCCCGCCAGGGACGAGATGGTGTTGGAGGAAATCATCGTCACCGCCCAGAAGCGCGATGAACGGCTTCAGGAAGTTCCGGTCTCCGTGTCCGTCTTCGGCGCGCAGGGTCTGGAAATGGCCAAGATCGACAGTGGCACCGAGATCGCGCGCCAGACGCCCAATCTGCGGGTGTCGGTGCTGGGTAACGAGAACCAGCCGAAATTCGCCCTGCGCGGCATCTCCACGTCCGAGTTCAATCTGAACGCCGTGTCGCCGACCGGTGTCTTCTATGACGAGGTCTATGTCGGTGCGCAGTATCTGGGTGGCGCCCAGGTGTTCGATATCGAGCGGATCGAGGTGCTGCGCGGACCGCAGGGCACGCTGTTCGGCAAGAACACCACGGCAGGCGCCGTCAACTATATCTCCCGTGGCCCCAGCTTCATGCAGGAAGCGGAGATGAGCATCGGGGCCGGCAGCTATGGCTATGTCGAGGCCAAGGGCGTGGCCGAGGTGCCTCTGGTCGAAGACCGGCTGTCCGCCCGCTTTGCCTTCAATGTGGCCCATTCCAAGGGCTATATCGAAAATGTGAATCCAGCCATTTCCGACCGGTCGAATATCGACCGCAAGGCCGGCCGCCTGACCCTGGGCTATCAGGATGAGAACGACCTGAAGGCGACGCTACGCATCTTCCATAATGGGTCGGATGCCAAAGCCATCGGCGTCATCAATACCGGTACCGCACCGGGCGGGTTGAACGCCCTGGGTGTCGACCCCCGCGTCAACCCCTATACCGGCCAGCGCATGACCCGCCATCAGATGGCGACCGACCGCGACGGCGACCTGGAGGTGCGGGGCAGCGGGCTTTATCTGAATGTGCAGAAGGATCTGGGGCCTGTCTCCATCACCTCCATCACCTCCCACCTGCGCGGCCGGTTCCTGAATAATGTCGATGCCGATGGCACGACCCGGAACCTGCTGCACATCGATTTTAGGGCAAAGAACAAGGAAACCAGCCAGGATCTGCGTATCGCCACCAACGGGTCCGGTGCCTTCAACGTCATCGCGGGTCTGTACTATTTCCGCGACGATATCGATATCGATACAACCTACACGATTTTCGGCGGTCCGCCCGTTCTGCCCATCCTGAACCAGAGCTTCGATCAGCGCCGCACCTCCTATGCGGCCTATATCGACGGCACCCTGGAACTGTCTGACATGTTCACGGCCTATGGCGGCCTGCGCTACACCGATGACAAGGGACGGCTTTCCAACTTCCAGGTGACACCGGTCATCGCCAAACAGCCGACCCTGACCTATCACGATGCCAAGCCGACGGGCCGTGTCGGCCTGCGCGCGCAGTTGGACGATGATGTCATGCTGTTCGGGCAGTTTGCCCGTGGCTATCGCAGTTCCGCCTTCAATGGTGGCGCCCTGACCAATGCAGCCGACCTCAACGTCGCCGACCCGGAAAAGCTGGACGCCTACGAGGTCGGCCTGAAATCGCAATGGCTCGACCGCCGCCTGACGGCCAATGTGTCGACCTTTCTCTATAATTTCAGCAATCAGCAATTCATCAATCTGGTCGGCATCAATAATCAGCAACTGGTCAATGCCGGCAAGTCAAGGACCAAGGGTGTGGAACTGGAACTGTCGGCGCGGGTGACGCCCGAACTGACGGTCAATGCCGGCCTGGGTCTGTTGGATGCCGAATATCGGCGGCTGGTGCTGAACGGCGTCAATCTCAGCGGCAACGACATGATCGAGGCGCCGCATCATACCGCCAATATAGGCGCGGATTACCGCATCGATCTGGATAATGACGGTGCCATTCTTTTGCATGCCGATGCCACGCATGTCGGCAAGCAATATTTCCAGGCCAACAATTCCGCCCTGTCGCGGGGCGAGGCCTTCTGGGATGTCGGTGCGCGTGTCGCCTACCGTGCGCCGGATGATCGCTATGAATTGTCAATCTATGCCAAGAACCTGACCGACAACCGGGAGGTCACGGGCATCGTGGTCGATGCGACCAGCCAGACACGTTTTGCGACCGTCCCCTATCCACGCCGCTTCGGGGTAGAATTATCTGGCAAATTCTGA
- a CDS encoding alpha/beta fold hydrolase — translation MDTQFTLTRPDGQRLACYRWSKDGPVRAVIVVAHGMGEHALRYRPALAALVDAGYILYALDHRGHGATIALSDREAGDFGPGGFAAVVADLAALVDRARADQTDLPLFLLGHSMGSFIGQAFLIDHGDLIDGAVLVGTTAVDLLAAAMAAESDALAALNRPFEPARTPCDWLSRDEAQVDAYIADPLCGFSLVPHSMVSLLSQGARLADPAALARIPSGLPLYVLVGDQDSLTTQFGQLPPLLDRYRAAGLDPVLASYPGGRHEILNEINRDDVVRDLHAWLERTIAILPPRTRRGDPG, via the coding sequence ATGGACACGCAATTCACCCTCACGCGCCCTGATGGGCAAAGGTTGGCCTGTTATCGCTGGTCCAAGGACGGGCCTGTACGGGCTGTGATCGTGGTAGCGCACGGCATGGGCGAACATGCCCTGCGCTACCGGCCGGCCCTGGCCGCCCTGGTCGATGCCGGCTACATCCTGTATGCGCTCGACCATCGCGGCCATGGTGCCACCATCGCCCTGTCCGACCGGGAGGCCGGCGATTTCGGCCCCGGCGGCTTTGCGGCGGTGGTGGCCGATCTGGCCGCCCTGGTTGACCGGGCCAGGGCGGACCAGACGGATTTGCCCCTGTTCCTGCTGGGGCACAGCATGGGTTCCTTCATTGGGCAGGCCTTCCTGATCGATCATGGCGACCTGATCGACGGGGCCGTTCTGGTGGGGACCACAGCGGTCGATCTGCTGGCTGCCGCCATGGCGGCGGAAAGCGATGCGTTGGCGGCACTGAACCGTCCGTTCGAACCCGCCCGCACCCCCTGTGACTGGCTCAGCCGTGACGAGGCCCAGGTCGATGCCTATATCGCCGATCCGCTGTGCGGCTTCTCCTTGGTGCCGCATTCCATGGTGTCGCTGCTGTCGCAGGGTGCGCGGCTGGCCGATCCGGCGGCGCTGGCGCGTATCCCGTCCGGTCTGCCGCTCTATGTGCTGGTCGGCGATCAGGACAGCCTGACAACACAGTTCGGGCAGTTGCCGCCCCTGCTGGACCGCTACCGCGCAGCGGGCCTCGACCCGGTGCTGGCGTCGTATCCCGGTGGACGCCACGAGATCCTGAATGAAATCAACCGCGATGACGTGGTGAGAGACCTACATGCCTGGCTTGAGCGAACCATCGCCATCCTGCCCCCTCGCACCCGCCGGGGTGATCCCGGATGA
- the glpD gene encoding glycerol-3-phosphate dehydrogenase — protein MPGLSEPSPSCPLAPAGVIPDDRPYDLLIIGGGINGTAIARAAAMAGERVLLVERDDLAQATSSASTKLIHGGLRYLEHRQFKLVREALAERAILLRTAPHLVRPMEFRLPHAPSMRPWWMVRLGLYLYDLFALGGGLPRSRSVPLDDAILAADHGTGFSYWDAWVDDSRLVVLNALAAAEAGADIRTRTRFVGGVRQGPVWRAALETAHGTVTVAARRVVNAAGPWVERVLSEGLDRRGQYRIRLVRGSHLILRRRLPHNHALILQQPDRRIIFIIPYQGDMTLVGTTDFAVDDPSDNRISAEETAYLLDAANRYLRDLVGETDIVGDFAGIRPLFDDGRDEASTVTRDYRLELDANGPPLLSIFGGKLTTARHLADMVLGRLGIAGGDTAATPLPGGDIADFDAFRDATRRRWPFLERETLDRLAGAYGTRLERWMQGVGTLADMGIDFGHGLSQREVDYLVRAEWAHSSDDILWRRTRLGLRFSASQAARLDAYLRERAP, from the coding sequence ATGCCTGGCTTGAGCGAACCATCGCCATCCTGCCCCCTCGCACCCGCCGGGGTGATCCCGGATGACCGGCCCTATGACCTGCTGATCATCGGCGGCGGCATCAACGGCACCGCCATTGCGCGGGCCGCCGCCATGGCCGGGGAACGCGTGCTGCTGGTGGAGCGGGATGATCTGGCTCAGGCCACGTCCTCGGCTTCCACCAAGCTGATCCATGGCGGATTGCGCTATCTGGAACACCGGCAGTTCAAGCTGGTGCGCGAGGCGCTGGCGGAACGGGCCATCCTGCTGCGAACGGCCCCCCATCTGGTGCGGCCCATGGAATTCCGGCTGCCGCATGCGCCCTCCATGCGGCCCTGGTGGATGGTGCGCCTCGGCCTTTATCTGTACGACCTGTTCGCTCTGGGCGGTGGCTTGCCCCGCTCGCGGTCTGTACCGCTGGACGATGCCATCCTGGCGGCCGATCATGGTACCGGCTTCAGTTATTGGGATGCCTGGGTGGATGACAGCCGGCTGGTCGTCCTGAATGCGCTGGCGGCGGCGGAAGCCGGCGCCGACATCCGCACCCGCACCCGGTTCGTCGGGGGCGTGCGGCAGGGGCCGGTCTGGCGGGCCGCACTGGAAACAGCGCACGGCACAGTCACCGTCGCGGCGCGGCGTGTGGTGAATGCGGCGGGTCCGTGGGTGGAACGGGTGCTGTCCGAAGGTCTGGACCGGCGGGGCCAGTATCGTATCCGTCTGGTGCGCGGTAGCCACCTGATCCTGCGCCGCCGGCTGCCGCACAATCATGCCCTGATCCTGCAGCAACCTGACCGGCGCATCATCTTCATCATCCCCTATCAGGGGGATATGACCCTGGTCGGCACGACCGACTTCGCCGTGGACGATCCATCGGACAACCGCATCTCGGCTGAGGAAACCGCCTATCTGCTGGATGCCGCCAACCGATATCTGCGCGATCTCGTTGGTGAGACCGACATTGTCGGTGACTTCGCCGGCATCCGCCCCCTGTTCGATGATGGACGCGATGAAGCCAGCACGGTTACGCGCGATTACCGGTTGGAACTGGATGCCAACGGTCCACCCCTACTAAGTATCTTCGGGGGCAAGCTAACCACAGCCCGCCATCTGGCTGATATGGTTTTGGGCCGGTTGGGTATCGCGGGCGGTGATACCGCAGCCACGCCGCTGCCCGGAGGCGACATAGCGGATTTCGATGCGTTTCGGGACGCGACCCGGCGTCGCTGGCCCTTCCTGGAGCGTGAGACCCTGGACCGTCTGGCCGGCGCCTACGGAACGCGTCTGGAACGATGGATGCAGGGTGTCGGCACGCTTGCCGACATGGGCATCGATTTCGGTCATGGGTTGAGCCAGCGGGAGGTCGATTACCTGGTGCGGGCCGAATGGGCGCACAGCAGTGACGATATCCTGTGGCGGCGGACACGGCTGGGCCTGCGCTTCAGTGCCAGTCAGGCTGCCCGACTGGATGCCTATCTGCGGGAGCGGGCGCCATGA
- a CDS encoding FGGY family carbohydrate kinase, whose amino-acid sequence MIRDQIIAIDQGTTSTRAIRYAADGCVLAVASQPIRLAHPQPGWVEADAEQLWIGVQDCVRQVMDERVAAIGIANQRETVLLWDRDSGRALHPAIIWQDRRTAAQCEALRADGAEELVRARTGLLLDPYFTATKLGWLLDHVPGAAALSAQGRLAAGTVDSFLLWRLTGGRSHLTDATNASRTSLFDIHRLCWDADLLTLFDIPGSILPTVAGNCRDFGQTDIRVTGRPVPITCMAGDQQAAMIGLGSVLPGRMKATYGTGCFLLAHTGDKPLLSRHRLLTTLACLVDGEAAYALEGSIFVAGAALNWLRDGLGIVHGYDGIASLAASVPDDHGVHLVPAFVGLGAPHWRSDLRASLTGLTLDTGPATIVRAALEAAAFQTCDLIQAMQADGLVPQDVRIDGGMASNDWFAGYLADMTGLCVDRSRNHEATAWGAARLAGFAAGIWPDPRRVPVLSGLDRFTPSIDGAHRQRRLTGWRDAVHHLLSSTSPPEGT is encoded by the coding sequence ATGATCAGGGACCAGATCATCGCCATCGACCAGGGCACGACATCGACCCGCGCCATCCGGTATGCCGCCGATGGCTGCGTGCTAGCGGTCGCCAGCCAGCCCATACGCCTTGCCCATCCGCAGCCCGGCTGGGTGGAGGCGGATGCCGAACAACTCTGGATCGGCGTGCAGGATTGTGTGCGTCAGGTCATGGATGAACGGGTCGCAGCCATCGGCATTGCCAATCAGCGTGAAACCGTCCTGCTATGGGACCGCGACAGTGGCCGCGCCTTGCACCCTGCCATCATCTGGCAGGATCGGCGGACAGCGGCACAATGTGAGGCGCTGCGGGCTGATGGCGCAGAAGAACTGGTCCGGGCGCGTACTGGTCTGTTGCTCGACCCCTATTTTACCGCAACTAAGCTCGGCTGGTTGCTGGACCATGTGCCCGGTGCCGCCGCCTTGTCGGCACAGGGAAGGCTGGCCGCCGGCACGGTCGACAGTTTCCTGCTCTGGCGGTTGACGGGGGGCCGGTCCCATCTGACCGACGCCACCAATGCCAGCCGGACCTCCCTGTTCGATATCCATCGACTGTGTTGGGATGCGGACCTGCTGACACTGTTCGATATACCGGGCAGTATCCTGCCCACCGTGGCCGGCAACTGTCGTGATTTCGGGCAGACCGATATCCGTGTGACGGGGCGACCGGTTCCCATCACTTGCATGGCCGGCGATCAGCAGGCGGCTATGATCGGGTTAGGGTCCGTTCTGCCTGGACGCATGAAGGCGACCTATGGCACGGGCTGTTTCCTGCTGGCCCATACCGGTGACAAGCCGCTGCTGTCACGTCACCGGCTGCTGACGACCTTGGCCTGTCTGGTTGATGGCGAGGCAGCCTATGCCTTGGAAGGGTCGATCTTCGTGGCAGGGGCGGCATTGAACTGGCTGCGCGATGGGCTGGGCATCGTCCACGGCTATGATGGGATCGCTTCATTGGCCGCCAGCGTGCCCGATGACCATGGCGTGCATCTGGTGCCGGCCTTTGTGGGGCTGGGCGCCCCGCATTGGCGCAGCGACCTGCGGGCCAGCCTGACCGGCCTGACGTTGGATACCGGCCCCGCCACCATCGTGCGCGCAGCGCTGGAGGCGGCGGCCTTCCAGACCTGCGACCTGATCCAGGCTATGCAGGCCGACGGGCTGGTGCCACAGGATGTGCGCATCGATGGCGGCATGGCGTCGAACGACTGGTTCGCGGGATATCTGGCGGATATGACGGGCCTGTGCGTGGACCGGTCCCGTAATCATGAGGCCACGGCCTGGGGGGCCGCACGGCTGGCCGGGTTTGCCGCGGGCATCTGGCCCGACCCGCGCCGCGTGCCTGTTCTGTCCGGGCTGGATCGGTTCACGCCATCCATTGATGGTGCACACCGGCAGCGGCGTCTGACCGGATGGCGTGACGCGGTTCACCATCTCCTGTCCTCCACATCACCTCCGGAAGGAACGTGA